A stretch of Zonotrichia leucophrys gambelii isolate GWCS_2022_RI chromosome 19, RI_Zleu_2.0, whole genome shotgun sequence DNA encodes these proteins:
- the TMIGD1 gene encoding transmembrane and immunoglobulin domain-containing protein 1: MVQRRSLSTSHGVPVLAVSFLAWVATGVELSVNNQAADFTLSTGLSPAISLSCLVHNSSQAEELLWYRGNGQVDLKDGNKVNISNICISPVNESDNGVTFTCRLARDKAVQVSVTLDVQFPPHLSGEETLHVEEEKDVTLTCNSKSNPQGQSTWLKDSQSLTLQQSRHKLYQTSEIFQLSISKVQKSDNGTYTCLVESRLGNGTRDFHLIVEDKKPVFPKEAVIAAVVVVTITILFGIVARIEKFLKCFKKPKETAL; encoded by the exons ATGGTGCAGAGACGCAGCCTGAGCACCTCCCATGGAGTGCCCGTCCTGGCTGTTTCCTTCCTGGCATGGGTGGCCACAG GTGTGGAGCTGTCTGTAAATAACCAGGCTGCTGACTTCACCCTGTCcacagggctcagccctgccatctccctctcctgccttgTGCACAACAGCAGCCAGGCCGAGGAGCTGCTCTGGTACCGCGGGAATGGGCAAGTGGATCTGAAGGATGGGAATAAAGTGAACATCAGCAACATCTGCATCTCCCCAGTCAACGAGTCTGACAATGGGGTCACCTTCACATGCAGGCTGGCACGGGACAAGGCTGTGCAGGTGTCTGTGACCCTGGATGTGCAGT TCCCTCCCCATCTGAGTGGAGAGGAGACCCTGCAcgtggaagaagagaaagatgTTACTCTGACCTGCAACTCCAAATCCAACCCTCAAGGCCAAAGCACCTGGTTAAAGGACAGCCAGAGCCTGACCCTGCAGCAAAGTCGGCACAAGCTGTACCAGACCAGTGAGATCTTTCAGCTCTCCATCAGCAAAGTGCAGAAATCTGACAATGGGACCTACACCTGCCTGGTGGAATCACGCCTGGGAAATGGGACAAGGGATTTCCACCTCATAGTTGAAG ataaaaaacctgtttttccCAAGGAGGCTGTTATTGCTGCTGTCGTGGTTGTTACAATCACAATACTTTTTGGAATTGTGGCTCGAATAGAAAAATTTCTTAAG tgctTCAAGAAACCAAAAGAAACAGCTCTGTAA